In Chloroflexota bacterium, a genomic segment contains:
- a CDS encoding 2-oxoacid:acceptor oxidoreductase subunit alpha encodes MAGSFDFALAIGGEAGQGIATPGNILTRLFIRRGLYFNAYNAYQSIVRGGHIFLTVRISDEPVYTHGDKLDLLLCLNQDTMNRHLGLMGEGTRAIFNSDSINPGNPRQGVELCPIPVSQVSGSRNRLVQNTIAVGATCALLQLDFTILEDSLKVRFARQGQSVVDENVGVARAGYEYAQQNFTPFPTALPETDQPKAQWAGNDAIAMGAAAAGVKFYAAYPMSPSTGVLHWMAQNARDLGIMVRQVEDEIGVANMVMGAAHAGARAMCSTSGGGFALMTEAVGAAAMMEIPVVLVDVQRAGPSTGVPTKTEQGDLWQTLGASQGDFPRIIVAPTSALDAYNTIPELFNLVDHYQCPGLVLSDLLISEGTFSVVPDDIDMNPAINRGKIITDAGTGNGYQRYKDTEDGISPRALPGTEGYVHVISTDEHDEDGGLISDEYTNPYKRRAMVEKRARKFNDLEGRVASPALVGPADADVTLIGWGSSEGAIREAVEQLAEEGITANRLQVKWIVPFHANAITAVVNAAKKPIIVENNYSGQFYRYLRSETGLTIDSHIRKYDGEPFMPHHIANGVREILAGKADVFVPYQEVNV; translated from the coding sequence ATGGCCGGGAGTTTCGATTTTGCGTTGGCAATCGGCGGTGAGGCGGGACAGGGCATCGCCACACCGGGCAACATTCTGACGCGACTGTTCATTCGCAGGGGTCTCTACTTCAACGCCTACAACGCCTACCAGTCCATCGTCCGCGGCGGCCACATCTTCCTGACGGTCCGAATCAGCGACGAGCCCGTGTACACGCACGGCGACAAGCTGGACCTGCTGCTCTGCCTGAACCAGGACACCATGAACCGGCACCTGGGCCTCATGGGCGAGGGCACGCGCGCCATCTTCAACAGCGATTCCATCAACCCGGGCAACCCGCGGCAGGGCGTGGAGCTCTGCCCCATCCCGGTGTCGCAGGTGTCCGGGAGCCGCAACCGGCTGGTGCAGAACACGATCGCCGTCGGCGCCACCTGCGCGCTGCTGCAGCTCGATTTCACGATCCTCGAGGACTCCCTGAAGGTGCGGTTCGCGCGGCAGGGGCAGTCGGTGGTCGACGAGAACGTCGGCGTGGCACGGGCGGGGTACGAGTACGCGCAGCAGAATTTCACTCCCTTCCCGACGGCGCTCCCGGAGACGGACCAGCCGAAGGCCCAGTGGGCGGGCAACGACGCCATCGCCATGGGCGCGGCGGCCGCCGGCGTCAAGTTCTACGCCGCCTACCCCATGAGCCCCTCGACCGGCGTGCTGCACTGGATGGCGCAGAACGCCCGCGACCTGGGCATCATGGTGCGGCAGGTGGAGGACGAGATCGGCGTTGCGAACATGGTGATGGGCGCGGCCCACGCGGGCGCACGGGCCATGTGCTCGACGTCCGGCGGCGGCTTCGCGCTGATGACCGAGGCCGTGGGCGCGGCGGCGATGATGGAGATCCCCGTCGTCCTGGTCGACGTGCAGCGCGCGGGCCCCTCGACGGGCGTGCCGACGAAGACCGAGCAGGGCGACCTGTGGCAGACGCTGGGCGCCAGCCAGGGCGACTTCCCCCGCATCATCGTCGCCCCGACAAGCGCGCTGGACGCCTACAACACCATCCCCGAGCTGTTCAACCTGGTCGACCACTACCAGTGCCCCGGCCTGGTGCTGTCCGACCTGCTAATCTCCGAGGGCACCTTCAGCGTGGTCCCGGACGACATCGACATGAACCCCGCCATCAACCGCGGCAAGATCATCACCGATGCGGGGACGGGCAACGGCTACCAGCGGTACAAGGACACCGAGGACGGCATCTCCCCGCGGGCGCTGCCCGGCACGGAGGGCTACGTCCACGTGATATCCACCGACGAGCACGACGAGGACGGCGGCCTGATCAGCGACGAGTACACCAACCCCTACAAGCGCCGCGCCATGGTGGAGAAGCGGGCCCGCAAGTTCAACGACCTGGAGGGGCGCGTCGCCTCGCCGGCCCTGGTGGGCCCAGCCGACGCCGACGTGACCCTCATCGGCTGGGGCTCCTCGGAGGGCGCCATCCGGGAGGCCGTGGAGCAGCTTGCGGAGGAGGGCATCACCGCCAACCGCCTGCAGGTGAAGTGGATCGTCCCCTTCCACGCGAACGCCATCACCGCGGTGGTGAACGCGGCCAAGAAACCCATCATCGTGGAGAACAACTACTCGGGCCAGTTCTACCGCTACCTGCGGAGCGAGACCGGCCTGACCATCGACAGTCACATCCGCAAGTACGACGGCGAGCCCTTCATGCCCCACCACATCGCCAACGGCGTGCGGGAGATCCTGGCCGGTAAGGCGGACGTCTTCGTCCCCTACCAGGAAGTCAACGTTTAG
- a CDS encoding NADH-quinone oxidoreductase subunit C, translating to MEEVTPQPDQESTPSQEASSQETAPARAPRQAAPPPIGLDDRGEALKALLPGPLAPFEPEVDTALDEVVVTVASARLLDACATLRGDPSLSFDYLRCLSVVDYEDRFQVVYHLWSREHRHKLTLKVDTSPETPSVPSVTGVWRGADWFEREGHDLFGVEFPGHPDPRVLILYEEFEGFPGRKSFPFHDYQEW from the coding sequence ATGGAGGAAGTAACCCCCCAGCCCGACCAGGAGAGCACGCCCTCCCAGGAAGCGAGCTCTCAGGAGACGGCGCCGGCGAGAGCGCCTAGGCAGGCGGCGCCGCCCCCGATCGGGCTGGACGACCGCGGCGAGGCCCTGAAGGCGCTGCTGCCCGGCCCGCTGGCCCCCTTCGAGCCGGAGGTTGACACCGCGCTGGACGAGGTGGTCGTGACCGTGGCCTCTGCGCGGCTGCTGGACGCCTGCGCGACGCTTCGCGGCGACCCCTCGCTCTCCTTCGACTACCTGCGCTGCCTCTCCGTCGTCGACTACGAGGACCGCTTCCAGGTGGTGTACCACCTCTGGTCGCGCGAGCACCGGCACAAGCTGACGCTGAAGGTGGACACGTCGCCGGAGACGCCGTCGGTGCCCTCGGTGACGGGGGTGTGGCGGGGCGCGGACTGGTTCGAGCGGGAGGGGCACGACCTCTTCGGCGTCGAGTTCCCCGGACACCCGGACCCGCGCGTCCTCATCCTGTACGAGGAGTTCGAGGGCTTCCCGGGGCGCAAGTCCTTCCCCTTCCACGATTACCAGGAGTGGTAG
- a CDS encoding NADH-quinone oxidoreductase subunit B: protein MPPSEAAEGNVAPAAPYRSGAPGVITAPLEDLLALARKNSLWPLTFGLACCAIEMMSTYMANHDLDRMGIVTWPSPRQSDVMIVAGTVVKKMAEPIKLLYEQMPEPKWVIAMGSCATNGGPYYRSYSVVMGVDHIVPVDVYIPGCPPRPEALMDGLLRLQDKIQHDARRYGGSNPPARPGEHALPGSELSGDGAGESA from the coding sequence CTGCCGCCGTCAGAGGCGGCGGAGGGGAACGTCGCGCCGGCCGCGCCCTACCGCAGCGGCGCGCCGGGCGTCATCACGGCTCCGCTGGAGGACCTGCTGGCGCTGGCGAGGAAGAACTCGCTGTGGCCGCTGACCTTCGGGCTGGCGTGCTGCGCCATCGAGATGATGTCGACATACATGGCCAACCACGACCTTGACCGGATGGGCATCGTGACGTGGCCGTCGCCGCGGCAGTCGGACGTGATGATCGTGGCGGGCACCGTGGTGAAGAAGATGGCCGAGCCCATCAAGCTGCTGTACGAGCAGATGCCGGAGCCCAAGTGGGTCATCGCGATGGGGAGCTGCGCCACCAACGGCGGGCCCTACTATCGCTCCTACTCCGTGGTAATGGGCGTCGACCACATCGTGCCGGTGGACGTGTACATCCCCGGGTGCCCGCCGCGGCCGGAGGCGCTCATGGACGGGCTGCTGCGGCTGCAGGACAAGATCCAACACGACGCGAGGCGATATGGAGGAAGTAACCCCCCAGCCCGACCAGGAGAGCACGCCCTCCCAGGAAGCGAGCTCTCAGGAGACGGCGCCGGCGAGAGCGCCTAG
- a CDS encoding NADH-quinone oxidoreductase subunit A — protein sequence MPEGYALNYTAVVIVGAVGLLAMGGMLAASFFLAPRRKSAMKELPFECGIPPTPFSWSQIHVRYYIFAILFLLFDVEAVFLFPWILMFLDGASWVFYEMILFIAILLFGVLYGWRKGVLQWR from the coding sequence ATGCCGGAGGGGTATGCCCTGAACTACACCGCCGTCGTCATCGTCGGGGCCGTGGGGCTGCTGGCGATGGGCGGCATGCTGGCCGCGAGCTTCTTCCTCGCGCCCAGGCGCAAGTCGGCAATGAAGGAGCTGCCCTTCGAGTGCGGCATCCCGCCGACGCCCTTCTCGTGGTCGCAGATCCACGTCCGCTACTACATCTTCGCCATCCTCTTCCTGCTGTTTGACGTGGAGGCTGTCTTCCTCTTCCCGTGGATCCTGATGTTCCTCGATGGCGCCTCCTGGGTCTTCTACGAGATGATCCTGTTCATCGCCATCCTGCTCTTCGGCGTGCTGTACGGGTGGCGCAAGGGGGTCCTGCAGTGGCGGTAG
- a CDS encoding helix-turn-helix transcriptional regulator, giving the protein MPTPKTGSYQFLKESLIETRRQLGLSQSQMATKLGVLQNSLSRWETGSTTPDAKWLARIYSVAMEGGYMPTFFAPVRQKAKVRDSVLVFWDGLSVAPMFNNGDQASRWIVDEAKRLAPNVKHLRLKAFLNPSQQQLASELEAQDWRIWQDDGDWFEYIFSQAASDSGQDPDATVVLLITVDPDFSELIKELHKKGVQAYVITPSQPFLTDRRLHETVREGHVITPPIHLLSENPRLLYDRSRQMG; this is encoded by the coding sequence ATGCCGACGCCAAAGACTGGTTCGTACCAGTTCCTGAAGGAGAGTTTGATAGAAACTCGTCGACAGTTGGGCCTTTCACAGTCGCAGATGGCTACCAAGCTGGGCGTTCTCCAGAACTCATTGTCGCGCTGGGAGACTGGATCGACTACGCCGGATGCCAAGTGGCTAGCAAGAATCTACTCCGTTGCTATGGAAGGAGGCTACATGCCTACGTTCTTTGCCCCGGTCAGACAGAAGGCAAAGGTTCGTGACAGTGTTCTAGTGTTTTGGGACGGGCTAAGCGTCGCTCCTATGTTCAATAACGGTGATCAAGCTTCGCGCTGGATCGTTGATGAGGCCAAGCGCCTTGCGCCGAACGTAAAGCACCTGCGACTCAAGGCTTTCCTCAATCCCTCTCAGCAGCAACTTGCATCGGAGCTTGAAGCACAAGATTGGCGCATCTGGCAGGACGATGGGGACTGGTTCGAGTACATTTTCTCGCAAGCTGCCTCAGACTCCGGGCAGGACCCTGATGCGACGGTGGTATTGCTAATCACTGTGGATCCGGACTTTTCGGAATTGATAAAGGAGCTGCATAAGAAAGGCGTGCAAGCATATGTCATTACACCTTCCCAACCTTTTCTGACTGACAGGCGATTACATGAAACCGTGCGCGAAGGGCATGTAATCACCCCGCCAATTCATCTATTGAGCGAGAATCCTCGGCTCCTCTATGACAGGTCCAGGCAGATGGGCTAG
- a CDS encoding MFS transporter, which produces MAQLFRQGRHVTNALSGIGSRYFAALAYADYRWLWIAAMGGASAYWALIVARGILVLEMSDSSAWVGIVTFAAMGPRFLIPPLAGYLADRFNRRDVLAAAYWANTVNNGVLALLALTGSLELWHVLALSILNGTARTFQMTATASLVPNLVPREKLLNAVSLNSATQQGSRLIGPGLIAPLLAIYGPDAAFVGCTAFYALGVVMISRIQTRSSGGLGRGSNLLSSLGSAAGVVYRHPELRVLFGIVAFHCAMTMSFEAIFPAISLNVLDTGRTGVSYLMMAVGAGGLVSAIFIAGVRAERMRGRILLVSGVVSGISMLGLATATSLPTAVAAAALMGASQAGFMALLAAMVQTLAPEEMRGRISGLNQINLGGTMAVFNLVNGFAVDFIGPQTVLVFLGLGFAGIVTASLLIAALRGIYFQGVPLSARAPAAAA; this is translated from the coding sequence ATGGCGCAACTATTCCGGCAGGGGCGGCATGTGACGAACGCGCTCTCCGGCATCGGGTCCCGCTACTTTGCGGCGCTGGCCTACGCCGACTACCGCTGGCTGTGGATCGCGGCCATGGGTGGGGCGTCGGCCTACTGGGCGCTCATCGTCGCGAGGGGCATCCTCGTGCTGGAGATGTCCGACTCCTCCGCGTGGGTGGGCATCGTCACCTTCGCCGCCATGGGCCCGCGCTTCCTCATCCCGCCGCTCGCCGGCTACCTCGCCGACCGCTTCAACCGCCGCGACGTCCTGGCCGCCGCCTACTGGGCGAACACCGTCAACAACGGCGTCCTCGCCCTGCTGGCCCTGACCGGGTCGCTGGAGCTGTGGCACGTGCTGGCCCTGTCCATCCTGAACGGCACCGCGCGCACGTTCCAGATGACGGCGACCGCCTCGCTGGTGCCGAACCTGGTCCCGCGCGAGAAGCTGCTGAACGCCGTGTCGCTGAACTCGGCGACACAACAGGGGTCGCGGCTCATCGGGCCGGGGCTGATCGCGCCGCTGCTGGCCATCTACGGGCCGGACGCCGCCTTTGTCGGCTGCACGGCCTTCTACGCCCTGGGTGTCGTCATGATCAGCCGCATCCAGACCCGCTCGTCGGGCGGCCTTGGCCGGGGCTCCAACCTCCTCAGCAGTCTGGGCTCCGCCGCGGGGGTCGTCTACCGGCACCCGGAGCTCCGGGTGCTCTTCGGCATCGTGGCCTTCCATTGCGCCATGACCATGTCCTTCGAGGCCATCTTCCCCGCCATATCGCTGAACGTGCTGGACACGGGGCGGACGGGGGTGAGCTACCTGATGATGGCCGTGGGCGCGGGCGGGCTGGTCTCAGCCATCTTCATTGCGGGCGTGCGCGCCGAACGAATGCGAGGCCGCATCCTGCTGGTCTCCGGCGTCGTGAGCGGCATCTCCATGCTGGGGCTGGCAACCGCGACCTCCCTCCCGACGGCAGTGGCGGCCGCGGCCCTCATGGGAGCTTCGCAAGCGGGCTTCATGGCGCTGCTGGCCGCGATGGTGCAGACGCTGGCGCCGGAGGAGATGCGGGGGCGCATCAGCGGCCTCAACCAGATCAACCTGGGCGGCACCATGGCCGTGTTCAACCTCGTCAACGGCTTTGCCGTCGACTTCATCGGGCCGCAGACGGTGCTGGTGTTCCTCGGCCTCGGCTTCGCGGGCATCGTGACGGCGAGCCTGCTCATAGCGGCGCTCCGCGGCATTTACTTCCAGGGCGTCCCCCTGTCGGCGCGAGCGCCGGCCGCGGCGGCCTAG
- a CDS encoding DNA methyltransferase, with amino-acid sequence MQNSLYYGDNLTVLREHIPDESVDLIYLDPPFNSNASYNVLFKEKTGEESAAQFKAFTDTWKWTKDTQWAFEKDIIANPAVPVAVRDMVDAFKKFIGQNDMMAYLVMMAPRLVELRRVLKQTGSLYLHCDPTASHYLKILMDAVFGKDQFRNEIVWRRTGSHNQNKRFGPIHDVILFYTKSDNYLFDVQFQPVAKGHVDGYFRQEDDKGKYWTNALTGAGTRNGESGQPWRGYDPTPHDRHWAVPGNLVAELGIDATISQHEKLEQLYQAGYVDLPTKASDALPTFRQYLKDLPGSPLQDLWAYQPYTRGVLYGDERAIDEDVRWIPRQGGKERLGYQTQKPQALLERVIKASTSQGQMVLDPFCGCGTAIAAAQALGRQWIGIDITHLAVALMKNRLRTAFNLEAGKDYTVIGEPVDVGSAQALAEQDRFQFQFWALSLLEAFPREEGKKGPDGGIDGVLSFIDGKQRTQNKAIVQVKSGHVSAPQIRDLKGVVEREKASLGLFITLEEPTSVMQTEAIAAGFFHSELWQKDYPKIQIRTVQQLLTGQGFELPPQLPSMYQPAQRVRRKQGRQASFGESS; translated from the coding sequence ATGCAGAACTCTCTCTACTACGGCGACAACCTAACTGTTCTTCGCGAGCACATCCCCGACGAATCAGTTGACCTCATCTATCTAGATCCTCCTTTCAACTCCAACGCTTCCTACAATGTACTTTTCAAAGAGAAGACAGGAGAGGAATCTGCTGCTCAATTCAAGGCATTTACAGACACATGGAAGTGGACAAAGGACACTCAATGGGCGTTTGAGAAGGACATCATTGCAAATCCTGCCGTTCCAGTTGCCGTTAGGGACATGGTCGACGCGTTCAAGAAGTTCATCGGCCAAAATGACATGATGGCCTATCTGGTGATGATGGCCCCCCGCCTGGTGGAGTTGCGACGGGTACTCAAGCAAACTGGCAGCCTGTATCTGCACTGTGACCCGACAGCTAGCCACTATCTGAAAATCCTCATGGACGCGGTGTTTGGAAAGGACCAATTCAGAAATGAGATAGTTTGGCGCCGAACGGGGTCGCACAATCAAAATAAGCGCTTTGGTCCAATCCATGATGTGATCCTGTTTTATACCAAATCTGACAATTACCTTTTCGACGTACAATTCCAGCCTGTCGCGAAAGGACACGTTGATGGGTATTTCCGACAGGAGGACGACAAGGGTAAGTATTGGACCAACGCGTTGACCGGGGCTGGCACGCGAAATGGAGAATCAGGTCAACCATGGAGGGGATATGACCCCACTCCCCATGACAGGCATTGGGCTGTTCCAGGGAACTTAGTAGCCGAACTAGGAATCGACGCAACAATATCACAGCATGAAAAGCTGGAGCAGCTATATCAGGCTGGATATGTTGACCTTCCCACAAAAGCCAGCGATGCCCTACCGACTTTCCGACAATACCTTAAGGATCTGCCTGGCTCACCGCTTCAGGATCTTTGGGCGTACCAGCCGTACACCCGAGGCGTCCTATACGGGGATGAACGCGCAATTGATGAGGATGTCCGCTGGATTCCTAGGCAGGGTGGCAAGGAAAGGCTAGGTTACCAAACACAAAAGCCCCAGGCTCTCCTTGAACGAGTGATAAAGGCAAGTACCAGCCAAGGCCAAATGGTGCTAGACCCATTCTGTGGATGCGGCACCGCGATTGCAGCTGCGCAGGCCTTGGGTCGCCAGTGGATAGGCATTGACATCACGCATCTTGCAGTAGCTTTGATGAAGAATCGCCTACGTACAGCCTTCAATTTGGAAGCTGGCAAGGACTACACAGTGATCGGGGAGCCAGTAGACGTCGGCAGCGCCCAAGCCTTAGCGGAGCAGGACCGTTTTCAATTCCAGTTCTGGGCACTATCGCTATTGGAGGCATTCCCACGCGAGGAGGGCAAGAAGGGGCCGGACGGCGGCATTGACGGTGTTCTTAGTTTCATTGATGGCAAGCAGCGCACGCAGAACAAAGCAATCGTGCAGGTGAAGAGCGGCCACGTTTCGGCCCCGCAAATAAGAGACCTCAAGGGTGTCGTTGAACGGGAGAAGGCATCCCTAGGTCTGTTCATCACCCTTGAAGAGCCCACCAGTGTCATGCAAACGGAGGCCATAGCCGCCGGTTTCTTCCACTCGGAACTCTGGCAGAAGGATTACCCGAAGATTCAGATTCGTACCGTTCAACAGCTCCTGACAGGTCAGGGCTTTGAACTCCCTCCACAGCTTCCGTCTATGTACCAGCCAGCGCAGCGGGTGCGTCGCAAACAGGGACGCCAAGCGTCTTTTGGGGAGTCGTCATAA